The DNA sequence TTGAAAATTCCTGCGGCTTGCGGCTGATGCAGCACATCGCCTGCAAGCGAAGGGGCTCACATGGCTGACGGCAAAGATCCGACACTCGTCAAGCAAACCCTGGACAAGGACCTCGTCAAAATTGGCAGGGCCGAGGCAGCCGTCCAGGCAACGGCCCGCAGCGTGGTTGCGCCCGGTCTCGCCTTCCTGTTTCTCGCGGCCATCGTCGTTGTCGGCGGCGCCCTGCTCGGCGGACAGGACAATGGCCTGCTGATCATCGCGGCGGCGGCCATCGGCGGCTATATGGCGCTGAACATCGGCGCCAATGACGTGGCCAACAATGTCGGCCCGGCGGTCGGCTCCAAGGCGCTGACCATTGGCGGCGCGCTCGTCATCGCCGCGGTCTGCGAAAGCGCCGGGGCCCTGCTGGCCGGCGGCGATGTCGTCTCGACCATTTCCAAGGGCATTATCGACCCCGCCACCGTGCCGACGACCGAGACCTTCGTCTGGCTGATGATGGCCGCCCTCATCTCCTCGGCCCTGTGGGTGAACCTCGCCACCGTGCTGAACGCGCCGGTCTCGACCACCCATGCCGTCGTCGGCGGCGTGATGGGCGCCGGGATCGCCGCAGCCGGTTTCGGCGCGGTGCACTGGCCCACCATGGGCTCGATCGCGGCCAGCTGGGTCATCTCGCCCGTCCTCGGCGGCATCATCGCCGCCGGCGTGCTGGCCTTCATCAAGATTTTCATCATCTACCGCGAAGACAAGATCGCCGCCGCGCGCCGCTGGGTGCCCATGCTGATCGCCGTCATGGCCGGCGCCTTCGGCACCTATATGGCGCTGAAGGGCGTGAAGAAGCTGATCCATATCGACATGCCACATGCGCTGATGATCGGCGCCGGCGTCGCCGTGCTGGCCTGGCTGATCACGCACCCGCTGATCAAGCGCCAGTCGCGCGGCATGGCCAACCGCAACCAGTCCCTGCGGGAGCTGTTCGTGTGGCCGTTGATCTTCTCCGCCGCCCTGCTCTCCTTCGCGCATGGCGCCAATGACGTCGCCAACGCCATTGGCCCGCTGGCCGCCATCGTGCACGCCATTCAGGCCGGCGAAGTCGCCTCCAAGGTGCACATCCCGATCTGGGTGATGCTGATCGGCGCCGCCGGCATCTCCTTCGGCCTCGTCCTGTTCGGGCCGAAGCTGATCCGCATGGTCGGCCAGTCGATCACCAAGCTGAACCCGATGCGCGCCTTCTGCGTCGCGCTGGCCGCCGCCGTGACCGTGATCATCGCCAGCTGGCTGGGCCTGCCGGTGTCCTCCACGCACATCGCCGTGGGCGCGGTGTTCGGGGTCGGCTTCTTCCGGGAATGGTTCACCGCGAACTCGAAGACGCGCCTGCGCTACATCCACGCCTATGCGCCGAACGCGGCCAAGACCCAGTATGCCGGCATCCAGCGCCGCCGTGCCGCCCGCAAGCTGGTGCGCCGCGCGCATGTGAACACGATTGCCGCCGCCTGGGTGATCACCGTCCCGGCCTCAGCCTGTATCGCGGCCGTCATCTTCCTCGCGCTGGAACGCCTGTTCGGCGTGGTCAGCTAGCCTCAGGCAAGATCCAGCGCGCGCAGCACGGCGCCCTGGTCGAAATAGGGCCGCTCGCAGATGATGCGGTCGCTGCCCGGCGCGAACTCGAACGTCGCCGCCATCCGTATCCGGAAGCTGCGCCCCGTCGGCTCGATCACCTTGTCGCCCACGCGCAGCGGCCCGGTATGCGTGCCGGTCAGCCAGAACTCGACCAGCAGCGTGTCGGTGGCTTCATCGACCGCGATGGAAATGATCTCATTGTCCTGGTCCGGAAACGGCGTGCGCGACAGCTCGAAATAGCGCCGCACGGCCTCTTCCCCATCAAACACCTGCCCGCCGCCATGCATCTCATAGCGCGGATGCTCAAACGTCGCGATCACCGCATCCCAATCATGCGTGACCTCCAGGGCCATGTGATTGCGGACATTCGCGATGCGGGCTTCTGTGAGTGTGTTCATCATTCTCTTTCAACAATCAAAGTCTCTATGCTGCTCACCAAGGTCGAGAGCTTCCGGAAATACCGTGCTTTTTGGCGATCCGAACCTTGTTTCCTCGTTCAGTCTTTAGGAGTTCAACCGCAGCTGCTTTGGTTTTAGGCTTACTGGAAGCCGCATACTGTGACGCGATCACTTTGAGAGTGTCGGCTGTGCAGGCCTTATTGTATCGGTCGACCGCACGATCAAAATCAGCTTTATCGCGTTCAAGCTTTTTCAGGTTCTCAACGATTTCGGCCACCTGCTCTTTTCCAATCGTATTGCGAGCAGATGTACTTCCACGCCCTTTGGAAGGCTTTTTTTGCTTCGATCTTGGTGGGTTCACTATGTAATTAATTAGTCCGTCGAGATCGTTTCCTGCGAACCCCTTACTTCTTTCCAAGATGCGCTTAGCACCGTTATGGAGTGCGGCAGGTGTCGCCTTCTCTGATGCAGAAACCAACTGCTCTAACGCATCAACGAAATCATCTGCGGAAAGTTTGCGTGTGAACATGGCGCACATCCTCAAATGATGCCTGTTTCTCTAGCTACGTAGTCCCCAAATTTGGAGATAATATCCCGAATTTGGACAGCATTCGTATCATTAAGCAACCATGCGAGCGAACGCTCGGTGGAAGCTTTTGAAAAAGCGACCCGGTCCGGAATATTAGTAGGCACTACTCTGGATATACCCTTCCAGTTTCGCATATCTTCGAAAGCTCGTTCCACCGCACGGGTCTCCGCAGGGTTCATTTTTGCTGCACCGGTCTTGTTAACCCCCAATAGCAATTTGGAGAGCGAGGGGTTTAGTATAGGGGCGAGCGAATTCAACTGAGCCGTAAAATTACCCACGGCTTCGGTCGACATTGAATCAGGAATAGTTGGGACAAGAATTGTTCTGCAGCATGTGAGGGCATTTATCGCTCCAAGCGATAGTCTCGGAGGGGCGTCAATTATGACAACGTCATACCTCTCTCTAAACTCGTCCGAGAAGATCACCTTGGCCAAGGCGAACCTGGGGTCAGTTTGATTCTCCTGAAATAGCCATTTCACCATTTCCTTGTTCTCGATTGCGGCGAACGAGTAATTGCAGGGAACTAATTCGGTCCGAGCCAAAGGACGCATCGCATGCAAAGCAAGCTCAGCGACGGAAGGTAAGCGCCCCTGTTCTGTGAATACTTTAGACGCATTTTGCGTGGGAATGTCCTCAAGCCCGACCAAATTCAACATGGCCGTTGTCGCGGAGCCTTGGTAGTCTAGATCAACGAATAAAACCCTCTTATTGAGATGTTGATCAAAGTAGGCGGCGAGGTTCGTTGCTAACGTGGTTTTTCCAACCCCTCCTTTCAAATTCATGACCGTTAGTACGTGCACGTCATTTGTTTGCACTAAGCGGTCGTATCCTTCGAAGGGTTCTGTTTTATGTGAGTTCCAAAGCGCTTTTTCACCACCGATTAACGCCTCTTTGAGCGCGCTGTAGCGCCTGACCTCCGACGACCGCAATGCAATCTGGCCTTTGATTTCATTGAGCTGTTGTTCAGCAACATCTCTTTCCCGATACGCCTGCCTTACAGCCATCTCGTCTGGGTTCTTTAAGTGCCCCCTCCAATGACCAACCCGATAACCGAACCCGAAAAGACCGGTAACAATAGACAGGGCGCCCGCAATCGTAGCGACGGTTGCCCAAACTGAACCAAAGATAACGTCCACCGTTCCCCCCTAGGTTTTAAGTTTTGTCCACTTTGAAGCAAAGGGGCGCTCACTCAACCCGAACACAACAAGAACACCCTAGACACGCCTCCTCCCCCGCTCCATATCTCACGGCATGGCTCGGTCTCCCTCCAAAGGTGTTTCGGAAGCCCCGACGATTTTCGGGGCAGATGGCTTCGCGCGCGATGCGGCGGGGGCGCTGCCGTCGGACAACTGGACACCCCACCGGCCGGATCGCAACTGGGTCAGCGTCGACGGGTCCCGGCCGCTGCGCGTCGCCTCCCCGTACGAGCCGGCAGGCGACCAGCGCACGGCCATTCCGGAACTGGTGGAGGGCATCGCCGCCGGCGAGCGTGACCAGGTGCTGCTCGGCGCGACGGGCACGGGCAAGACCTTCACCATGGCCAAGATCATCGAGGCGACCCAGCGCCCGGCCCTGATCCTCGCGCCGAACAAGACGCTCGCCGCGCAGCTCTATGGCGAGTTCAAATCCTTCTTCCCCGACAATGCGGTGGAGTATTTCGTTTCCTATTACGACTACTACCAGCCGGAGGCCTATGTGCCGCGGTCGGACCTCTATATCGAGAAGGAATCCTCCATCAACGAGGCGATCGACCGGATGCGCCACTCGGCCACCCGCGCCATCCTGGAGCGCGACGACGTGATCATCGTCGCCTCGGTGTCGTGCATCTACGGCATCGGCTCGGTCGAGACCTACACTTCGATGACGTTCAAGCTGGAAGAGGGCCAGCGCATCGACCCGCGTGCGGTGGCAGAGCGCCTGGTGGCGAACCAGTACACGCGCAACGACATCAACTTCACCCGCGGCAGTTTCCGCATCAAGGGCGACGTGATGGACATCTTCCCCGCCCACTATGAGGACCGCGCCTGGAAGCTGTCCTTCTTCGGTGACGAGCTGGAGAGCATCACCGAGTTCGACCCCCTCACCGGCCGCACGCAGCAGAAGCTGCCCGCCGTGAAGATCTACGCCAACAGCCACTATGTCACGCCGCGCCCGACGCTGAACCAGGCCATCGAGCAGATCAAGGCGGAGCTGAAATCCACCATCGCGCACTTCGAGAAGCACGGGAAACTGCTGGAGGCCCAGCGCATCGAACAGCGCGTGCAGTATGACATCGAGATGCTGGCCGCCACGGGCAGCTGCAACGGCATCGAGAACTATTCGCGCTACCTCACCGGCCGCAAGCCCGGCGAGCCGCCGCCGACCATGTTCGAATACCTGCCCGACAATGCCCTCGTCTTCGCAGATGAGAGCCACCAGACCGTGCCGCAGATCGGCGCCATGTTCAAAGGCGACTTCAGCCGCAAGTCGACGCTGGCCGAATACGGCTTCCGCCTGCCCTCCTGCCTCGACAACCGGCCGCTGAAATTCGAGGAATGGGACGCCATGCGCCCGCAGACGGTGCACGTCTCCGCCACGCCCGGCCCGTGGGAGCTGGACCGCACGGGCGGCGTGTTCACCGAACAGGTCATCCGCCCCACCGGCCTGCTCGACCCGCCGGTGGAAGTGCGCCCCGTCTCCAATGACGGCGCCAACCAGGTCGACGATGTCATGGCCGAGGTGAAGGCCGTCGCCGCGAAGGGCTACCGCTCGCTGATCACGACGCTGACCAAGAAGATGTCGGAAGACCTGACGGACTTCCTGCACGAGAACGGCGTGCGCGTGCGCTACATGCACTCAGACATCGACACGATCGAGCGGATCGAGATCATCCGCGACCTGCGCCTCGGCCAGTTCGACGTGCTGGTCGGCATCAATTTGCTGCGTGAGGGGCTCGACATTCCGGAGTGCGGCTTTGTCGGCATTCTCGACGCGGACAAGGAAGGCTTCCTGCGCTCTGAGACCAGCCTCGTGCAGACCATCGGCCGCGCGGCGCGGAACGCCGAGGCCCGGGTTGTTCTCTATGCGGACAGGATCACCGGCTCCATGCAGCGCGCCATGGACGAGACCGACCGCCGCCGCGCCAAGCAGATGGCCTATAATGAGGAACACGGCATCACGCCGACCACGATCAAGCGCGACGTCGCCGACATCCTCGGCGAACTCGGCGAGAAGAAAGACGGCGGCGCGAAAGGCCGGGGCCGCGGCAAGGATGGCGGCAAGTCCCGCGGCCGCACCCGCGCCGTGGCCGAAGAAAAAGCCTTGCCACTTGCAGGAGAAAAGGGGCACAATCTCAAGGCTGTGGTCGCCGACCTCGAAAAACAAATGCGCGAAGCCGCCGCGAACCTGGAGTTCGAAGAAGCGGCGCGTCTGAGGGACGAGGTGAAGCGGCTACGGGAGGAAGAATTGGGGCTCTAGAGTTATCTGGCCGTGGAAATAGGCCGGATCAAATGATGCAGAGCGCCACCTGGAGATTGAGTGGTTGGTTAAACTTGCAAAAAAAGAAGACGTTTCAGTTAGCTTTCACTACCTCTGCCGGTTAAAGGAGAAGGGTGATCCGTCGAAAGGAATTGTCCCCTTCACCGAGGATGAATTCAACGGTGTATATGGCGCTCTGACAGAAGCAAAAAAACTGGATATGAACGATCCGGAGACAATTGATCGGATCCGTAGAAAACGAGTTGCGCCCATAATCAAAGCCGTACGCGATTCGCCAACTACGATTAGTGGTCTGTTCAAAGCATCATCGTACGGCCATTCTTTCGAGAACAACGTTAAAGGAGACATACCTGCTGAAAGTATAAATCTCCGCCCATTTTTCTTTCAGTTGTATCTCTCAAAGTCTGGAAGGATTTACATAGCGAGCCAATACCTTGGTTTGTATGGCGGCTATCTTCAAATCCGAAATACGGTTCTATCCGCGCTTCCCGGATCTTCTTCGATCGATGCAAATTCATTCAATGTCGCGCATATTGATTTGAAGGATGTGGAAATTCGCGAAATTGAGTTCGCATTCTCAAAAAAAGGCAATTCGCTTCATTCCAAGAATGTTTTCGGGAAACGAGGCTCGTTTGCACTGCATCCCCAGAATGGCGATCAAAAGTTCGGGCGAGAAGTCAGGACTAAACTTCTGAAGGGTTATCCTTATTCCAACGCAGCCCAAATCAAAAAATCCCTGACTGGCTTACTAAAGGAAAGCGATCTTCTGGACCTGAAAGATGAGGACATTGACGCATGCAGAGTCTTGGTTCGCTCGAATAAAAAGGATCGCTACATCCATTTGATTGCTGGAATAGACTTCGCCACCAGATTTCCGGTTGACGTCCCAAAGAATGATGACGGGCACCCCAAATACGAGCCCTTGAAAGACAAAGTTACGAAACTCCTGAAGGACGAAATTGTAGCCAAAAAAGAAAATGTATGACTTAGCCGACCTTCTTCGAGAACACAGAAGCACCTACTATGAATATTCGAGTGGGGAGCTTCGACCATTCTGGCGGCCAAAATTGGTCCAACTACTGGTTGCGGTCACTGTCGCATTTTTTTTTCATGATATATCTGACTCACTTCTGCAAGCATTGCTCGCGGTCTACTCAATTCTGATTGGTTTTAGTTTCAGCGTGCTGTTTCATTTGATCTCGCAACCAGCATCAACATCGACGGAAACCTCGCATCACCACGAGACTGAGCTTCGAAAGGAGCGACTAGTTAAGCTCCATCAGGAAATTTTTTACAATGTAAGCTTCTTTGTGATCTGCTCACTGATAATTGTGGCATCGGTTGTGGCCTATTATGTCCTGTCCGGGATCAGCGTGCGCTTCTATGCGATAGGTGCACCCAGTGAATATGTTTGTTCTGCGTTCTTCACATTGCGAGCTGTTAGCGTGTTCGTATTTACAGCCGTCCTGTACTTTCTGCTGCTCGAAACCGGATTTGCATTTACCCGAATTGTTCAAAGAGTAATTTTCTACTTCAATCAGAAAATCGAGCATAACCTTTAGCAAGCGTAGGGTCGGTTGAGGCGGAGCCGACACCCACCCTACGGGGTTTCGTGCTCCCCTGCTTCATCCTTCGACTTCGCTCAGGATGAGTCCGGGGCGGGCGGGGCGTTCGGGGCGCTCATGCTGAGCGGCGTCGAAGCATGGGCGCGGGCGGGGCCAGGGTCTCCATCCTGCGCGCGCCCTCTTCCTTTGCGCCCCTACGGATCCCCCTCCCCTCCCTTCTCCGCCAGTTGCTTTCTTGCCTCGATCAGCGCGGTCCAGGGGTTGCGGCGGGCGAGGCGTTCGTTTTCCTCGCGGAAGAATTCGTCCAGCGTCAGGGGCAGCCGGGACACCGCTCCGGGCGCGAGGGGTGGCGGCGGCTGTGGCGCGTCCTCATCCGGCGGGCGGCTGAGCACAGCTTGCAGCTCCAGATCCTCGGCCAGCAGGGCGGCGCGGGTCTGAAAGGTCTGCATCCGGCCCGTATTGGCATGGCCGAAGGAGAGGAGCCGGGCGAGGCGGCGGACAGCGGCGATCTCTTCCTCCGCCGCGTCGAGGAAGCCCGCCTCTGTCAGGGCGAGCGTGCGGGCGCGGGCAAGCGCCACCTGGCGGCGGGCGCCCGTGGCGGGCCGGTCCTGCATCTCCTCGCACATCTCCCACAGCTCGTCGGCCTGCTGGCGGATGGCCTCGATCTCGTCTGCCCCTTCCCCGCGCGCGGCGTCTGCGTCTCTCTGGGCGGCCGCCTCTGCCTCGGCGCGGGCCTTCAGGTCTGCCTGCCGGTAGCCGTCCTGCCGGGCCCAGACGGTAAGGGTCGGCTCCGGTATCCGGAGGCGCGCGCGGATGCTGGCGAGGCTCTCACCGCCAAGGGCCGCCTGCCGCGCGAGCATGCGCAGGGCTTCAAGCTCTGCCTTCGGGCGGCGGTGGCGGGATTTTTCGGGTCTGATCGTGGTTGGCTCTGTCATGATGCAGAGACTGGCACAGGGGCCAATCAGACGAATTCACTTTTCCGGCGGGCGCCATATATGGCGTCTGCACGGTGTTTAAACGGTATTTTACACGGTGGTTTGAGGCGCGCTATCCACCCCCTTGCGCCCGGGCTTCCTCCGTGTGCAGCGCAACAATTTCACAGGCGAATCGAAACCTGTGGAATTCTTCGCGCGCTGCATGAAAAATTTTTGACAGGGACTCGACTCAGGCGAGCTTTGGTGAGATCGTTTCGTTAAGCCAACGAAACCAGCCGGGAGCAGACCCGGCAACGGAACGGAGGCAGAGCACGCCACCCCCGGATCAGTCCGGGTCAGGAGCAAGGCTGTGAGAGCAGCGGCGCAAAGGGCCCGGCGGGATGAAGGGACAAAGCTGGTGGCGTATTCCGGAGGGGAGCTAGACCCCGCATGGAAAGGCTGTAGGCCGTGACCGGAGCGCGATCCGAAACACGGTGGCAACGCTGAAGTACGGATGGAAATCCGACAGGGCAACCTGGAGAAAGACCTGAAGGAAATCAGCGGCGTACAGGTTGCGGAGGCACCGCCCGAGGTGCTGCGGAACCGCGGAAACGGCCGCCTGAAAAGGCACCTGAGAAGGTAAAGGGCGCCAGCCCGTTCCCAAGACGAGCAGGCGACCGGTCGGGACCGGAAGGGGTGAAGACAGGCCCGTGCAAGCGAGCCCGAAACACTCCGGTGTCAGAAGACCGACAACGAGTGCTAGCACAGTGTCTCGGTAGTCCGATTCGAAACACCAGGAAAGGCGTTCTCCCCCGGGAGGGCGCCTTTTTTGGGTTTGAGGGTGCGGGCGGCTTGCTGTGTACGGATCAGCTGAGCGCGAGGCCCGCGAACAAATAGATCACCGAGGCCACACTGCCCGCCGCCACGGCATAAGGCAGCTGCGTCGCGACATGGCGGACATGGTCGCATCCTGCTGCAAGACTTGCGATCACGGTCGTATCGGAGATGGGCGAGCAATGGTCCCCGAAGACCCCGCCCCCGATGACGGCCGCCAGCATCAGCTCCGGCGGAAAGCCCACGGCCTGCGCCACGGGCATCGCGATCGGCACCATGATCCCGAACGTGCCCCAGCTCGTCCCGGTCATGAACGCGGTCACCCCGGCGACCAGGAATACAGCCATCGGCACCAGCGCAGCCGGCAGATAATCCGAAACGATTCCAGCCATGTAGGCGCCTGTGCCCAGCACTTTGAGGCTCGCCCCGAAGGCGATGGCCAGCAGCAGAATGGTCACCGGCGGCACCATCTCGCCGATGCCGCGGAAGAAGCGCTCCTGGATTTCCGTACTGGTGAAAACCTTGCTGACACGCAGCAGCACGGCGGCCAGCGCGATGGCGACGCACACGCCCCACAGGATCGACAGGCTGCCATTCCCGGCCAGCATGTTGCCCTTCCCCGTCCAGGCCATGAACCCGATGGAGCCTGCAACCATCACCAGCAAAGGCAGCCACATGTGAACGGCCCGGTTCGCCGGCGTATGGTCCACGGTTTCCAGCTCCGCCGCGCCCGGCCGCGCCGCCAGATCTGCTGTGCGCATGGGGCCAAAGGTCCGGTTGAGGAGCACGGTCGCATAGACGCCCAGAATGGTCAGAATGGCATAGGCGTTCCACATCACCGTACCCGCCACGATGCCGAGGCTCTGCTCCCCGTAATAAGGCTGCACCAGCGTCAGCACATAGGCGCCCCAGCCGTTCAGCAGGATCAGGGCGGAAACCGGCGCGGAGGTGGCGTCAATCACATAGGCCAGCCGCTCGCGGGACAGCCCGTGCGTATCGAACAGGCGCCGCCCCAGCACGCCGGAGCTGAGCAGGCTGACATTGGTTTCGACAAAGACCAGCGTGCCGGCGATGGCAGGCGCGAGGCCTGCGCGGCGCGGCGTAGAGGTCAGGCCCTTGCGGTCCAGCAGGCCGACGGTGGCATCGACGCCGCCGGACTCCCGCATGAACACGATGAGCGCGCCGATCAGCAGGCAGAAAACCAGAACGCGGGCATTGCCCGCATCGGTCAGCACCTGCACCGACCGCTCGGCCGACATCAGCGAGCCGAGCACGGGATTGCCGCCCGCGATCAGGGTTTCGGACGCGACCAGGCCGAGGCCCAGCGCGACATAGACATTCCGGGTCAGCGCCGCGACGAGGATCGCCAGCACTGGCGGTAACAGGGTCAGGATTTCCAGGGCGCGCCCCTTTCCGATTCAGCCATCCACACAGCACCCTCACCCAGACCTGTGACTGCTGGCAAGAGGCCCGGGTGGAAGAAGCCGGCACATGCCCCTCCCGCATCCTTAACGGGCAATCGGTTGCAATCCCGGTTCTGCTGGCGGCACGGCCCGGGCTATGCTTAACTTTCTCCAGTTTTGTGGAGGGAGAGCACACGCATGGACCGCCGTCTGAAGTCCTTGCTGGCGAGCAGCACGCTGGCACTGGCCGTTGCCTGCGCCAGCACGCCCGATTCCACGTCCGGCCAGAATGATGGGGCTGGAGGAAACTGGCTGCAAACAGCCTGGCACTGGGTGTTTCCGCCGGATGCACCTCCGCCGCCTTCCCCTCCTCCTCCTCCTCCGCCGCCGCCTCCACCCTCCCCGCCACCCGTGGTGACGGAAACAGTGGCAGGCTTCCCGCCCGGGGAGCTGTTTGGCGTCATGCAATCGACAGGCGTCGATCCGTTTGAGCCCGCCAATCGCGAGGTGATGCGGGCTTTTCTGATCGCGCACGGCGTGCCGACGAACGAAACAGACGACGTGTTCCGCTATTTCGGCATGACTCCTGTCAGGCCGTCAGACCCCACCGCCTCGGTGGGAAGCAGCGCCTCCGGGGACAGATCCGGCGCTTTCGAAGATTATGACCAACAGCGCTTCCCGGAAGCCGAAGAAGAATATGCCGAGGCACCCGCCCCGGGCGATCGGGAAGTCCTTGTCGACTTTCTGCGCAGCGCCGGCGTGAACGTGCCAGACGGCATGTCCTTGCAGGAGCTTGAAGAGCTGGTCTATTCGGCCATCGACGCCGCCCCGGCCGCTGCCGCCGGGCCCGGCGGCAATTCCCATTGCCAGGCCGAGCTGGAAGATCCGGACACGATCAGCCTGATCTGCGAGATGTTCGACGAAACCGGCGCAGACAGCGAGCTGAAAACCGCCAGCATCCCGGTGGGCGACGACCTCACCGCCACGCTTCAGCGGATCGCCATACAGGTTGCCGGGGGCCGTGACCGGCTTGAAATAGGCATGCCGAGGGCCCCGCTGTGCGTCTGGAACATGAACGACGTGGCGACAGAGGACAATTATCTCTATTTCAGCGATTGCGGCATCTGGGAGGAACCCCTCAGCAAGCTGGTCGAGGCGGGCGCCGGGAATTTCAATTCCGGCCGCGTGGCCCATCAGGCCCCGAATGAAATGGTCGTCGATCAGGCCTATTTCCTGGAAATCGCCATTCAGCCGCTGACGCAGAACATATCGGTTGAAGCCGCCGATACGATGCTGACCAGCACGCTGGGCACCGGCCTCGCCCCCGGCAGCACGGAAACACCCTTCGCCATCGAGTTCGATACGGTGAAAGCCTCGAAGATCATGTCAGCCACGTTGGAAGGCGATGACGAATTCGACATCCGCGCCATGACGCCGAGGGAGCAAGCCGTCCTGCCGGACGCCCCGACAGTATGGAAATGGCGGGTTGTTCCGAAGGAAGACGGGCATGGCGCCCTGCAATACAATCTTTCCCAGAGCCTGGACGTGGACGGAGAACGGTTCGAACGCTCCGTGAAAACGATCTGGCAGGATGTCGATATCACAACGATCGACGAGCTGCTGGAAGACGAAACACCCGCCGCCCCGCGCGGCACATCCACCATGGCCAGCACGCTGGTCGCACCGGCCTCTGATGGAAATGCTGAAAGCGCCCCGGCCGCAGCTGATGCCGGGTGCACCTATACGGCCGGAAGCGATCCGGACCGTTTCGCCATGGTCCTTTCGAACCTCGCCTATTCTCCGCCGATCAGCCGTCTGGCCGTCACGCACGAAGATGGCGACCGGATCACCGAAGCGCTGATCGAGACCGGCTTCAGTGTCCAGCGTTGCCGGGATACGAGCCGCAGCCAGACACTGAGCGCCCTGCGCGAAGTGGGCCGCAAATCCCTCGCCCGCAAACAGGCCGGCGCCCACCCGGCCACCTTCTTCTATTACTCCGGACACGGCGTGAATATTGATGGGACGAACTATGTT is a window from the uncultured Hyphomonas sp. genome containing:
- a CDS encoding ParA family protein, which produces MDVIFGSVWATVATIAGALSIVTGLFGFGYRVGHWRGHLKNPDEMAVRQAYRERDVAEQQLNEIKGQIALRSSEVRRYSALKEALIGGEKALWNSHKTEPFEGYDRLVQTNDVHVLTVMNLKGGVGKTTLATNLAAYFDQHLNKRVLFVDLDYQGSATTAMLNLVGLEDIPTQNASKVFTEQGRLPSVAELALHAMRPLARTELVPCNYSFAAIENKEMVKWLFQENQTDPRFALAKVIFSDEFRERYDVVIIDAPPRLSLGAINALTCCRTILVPTIPDSMSTEAVGNFTAQLNSLAPILNPSLSKLLLGVNKTGAAKMNPAETRAVERAFEDMRNWKGISRVVPTNIPDRVAFSKASTERSLAWLLNDTNAVQIRDIISKFGDYVARETGII
- a CDS encoding Na+/H+ antiporter NhaC family protein — its product is MLAILVAALTRNVYVALGLGLVASETLIAGGNPVLGSLMSAERSVQVLTDAGNARVLVFCLLIGALIVFMRESGGVDATVGLLDRKGLTSTPRRAGLAPAIAGTLVFVETNVSLLSSGVLGRRLFDTHGLSRERLAYVIDATSAPVSALILLNGWGAYVLTLVQPYYGEQSLGIVAGTVMWNAYAILTILGVYATVLLNRTFGPMRTADLAARPGAAELETVDHTPANRAVHMWLPLLVMVAGSIGFMAWTGKGNMLAGNGSLSILWGVCVAIALAAVLLRVSKVFTSTEIQERFFRGIGEMVPPVTILLLAIAFGASLKVLGTGAYMAGIVSDYLPAALVPMAVFLVAGVTAFMTGTSWGTFGIMVPIAMPVAQAVGFPPELMLAAVIGGGVFGDHCSPISDTTVIASLAAGCDHVRHVATQLPYAVAAGSVASVIYLFAGLALS
- a CDS encoding nuclear transport factor 2 family protein; the encoded protein is MMNTLTEARIANVRNHMALEVTHDWDAVIATFEHPRYEMHGGGQVFDGEEAVRRYFELSRTPFPDQDNEIISIAVDEATDTLLVEFWLTGTHTGPLRVGDKVIEPTGRSFRIRMAATFEFAPGSDRIICERPYFDQGAVLRALDLA
- a CDS encoding inorganic phosphate transporter: MADGKDPTLVKQTLDKDLVKIGRAEAAVQATARSVVAPGLAFLFLAAIVVVGGALLGGQDNGLLIIAAAAIGGYMALNIGANDVANNVGPAVGSKALTIGGALVIAAVCESAGALLAGGDVVSTISKGIIDPATVPTTETFVWLMMAALISSALWVNLATVLNAPVSTTHAVVGGVMGAGIAAAGFGAVHWPTMGSIAASWVISPVLGGIIAAGVLAFIKIFIIYREDKIAAARRWVPMLIAVMAGAFGTYMALKGVKKLIHIDMPHALMIGAGVAVLAWLITHPLIKRQSRGMANRNQSLRELFVWPLIFSAALLSFAHGANDVANAIGPLAAIVHAIQAGEVASKVHIPIWVMLIGAAGISFGLVLFGPKLIRMVGQSITKLNPMRAFCVALAAAVTVIIASWLGLPVSSTHIAVGAVFGVGFFREWFTANSKTRLRYIHAYAPNAAKTQYAGIQRRRAARKLVRRAHVNTIAAAWVITVPASACIAAVIFLALERLFGVVS
- the uvrB gene encoding excinuclease ABC subunit UvrB, translating into MARSPSKGVSEAPTIFGADGFARDAAGALPSDNWTPHRPDRNWVSVDGSRPLRVASPYEPAGDQRTAIPELVEGIAAGERDQVLLGATGTGKTFTMAKIIEATQRPALILAPNKTLAAQLYGEFKSFFPDNAVEYFVSYYDYYQPEAYVPRSDLYIEKESSINEAIDRMRHSATRAILERDDVIIVASVSCIYGIGSVETYTSMTFKLEEGQRIDPRAVAERLVANQYTRNDINFTRGSFRIKGDVMDIFPAHYEDRAWKLSFFGDELESITEFDPLTGRTQQKLPAVKIYANSHYVTPRPTLNQAIEQIKAELKSTIAHFEKHGKLLEAQRIEQRVQYDIEMLAATGSCNGIENYSRYLTGRKPGEPPPTMFEYLPDNALVFADESHQTVPQIGAMFKGDFSRKSTLAEYGFRLPSCLDNRPLKFEEWDAMRPQTVHVSATPGPWELDRTGGVFTEQVIRPTGLLDPPVEVRPVSNDGANQVDDVMAEVKAVAAKGYRSLITTLTKKMSEDLTDFLHENGVRVRYMHSDIDTIERIEIIRDLRLGQFDVLVGINLLREGLDIPECGFVGILDADKEGFLRSETSLVQTIGRAARNAEARVVLYADRITGSMQRAMDETDRRRAKQMAYNEEHGITPTTIKRDVADILGELGEKKDGGAKGRGRGKDGGKSRGRTRAVAEEKALPLAGEKGHNLKAVVADLEKQMREAAANLEFEEAARLRDEVKRLREEELGL